GGCCTCCCCCAGCTGCCCGAAGTAGCCCAGCAGCGAGCCGAAGTTGCACCACAGCCGGGGCGGCGCGGTGCGCAGGGCGCGCTTGAGGTGGAGGTAGGAGTCCAGCTTCAGATCGCGGATGGAGGCGAACTCGGCGAAGCTCTTGTCCTTGATCAGCCCGGAGCGCTGTAGCCCGGCGGCGTTGACCAGCAGGTCGATCCGCCCCCGCTCCTCCAGGACCCGGCCGATCGCCCGGTCCACCGCCGCGCCGTCGCGCATGTCGCAGGCGAGGTAGGTGACCCGTCCCGCGCCGCTGTGGGCGGCCATCTCGTCCAGGTTGCGCTTCGCCCAGCGGGCGTTGACCATGCGGTCGAAGGCGCGGTTGATGTCGGCCACGGTGCGGCCGTCGCGCCGGGCGATCTCCGTCTTGATGTAACCGGCGCGCCGGGCGGCGAACTCCTCGTCGGTGCCCTGGTACGTCTCCGGCGGATAGTCGTCCAGGGAGTTGCTGCCCAGGACGTAGATCCGGGGCCGGAAGTGCTCGGCCACCGCCTTGACCACCTCGGCGGTGATGCCCCGGGCTCCCCCGGCGACCACCACGACCGAGTCCGGGCCGAGGACGGCCGGTGCCCCCGCCGCCAGGTCGTTCGGCTCGTCGGAGAGCAGATACGCCTTCCGCACGCCGTCGAGGTCGAACACCACGGGGAAGACCCGCTCGGCCGCGCTCTCCTCCTCGGCGCGGGCCATCGCCTCGGTGAGGTCGGTGGCCGAGGTGCACAGCGTGAAGACGAGGCAGGCGTCCCGCTCCAGGGCCGCGGTCTTCCACAGCCCGGTGAAGAGCCCGGTGTACGGATGCGGGGTGCCGTCCGGCGCGGCGCCCAGCAGCAGCGCCACGGCCGAGGAGCCGGGGTCGCCCAGGTCGTCGTAGAGGTGCTGGAGGGTCAGATAGGCGGCGTCGTGCAGGGCGGTGAGGGCGGGCGCGGGGCCGTCCGTGGCCGCCCGGCCGAGGTCACCCACCACCCTGAGGTGGGTGACCCCGGGGCCCGCGCCCGCCAGGGCTCGGCGGACCGACTCCTCGGTGACCTCGGCCAGGTGGTGCCAGCCGGGGCGCGGGGCCGCGAGCGGCGCCGTGGACAGGACGGTGAGGTCCGCGTCCGGCGGCGCGGCGGCGGCGAGCGGCCCGGGGGCGTCGGTGAGCACCACCGCCCCGGCGGGCAGGAACGGGACGCGCTCGCGTACGGGGCGCGCGGGCAGCTCGGTCAGGACGGGCACCTGGCGGCGGACCCGTACCGGGGTGCCGTCCGCGAGCCGTCCGCCGGTGGTGAACGCGGCGGGCAGCGCGGCCGGGACCGCCTCCCGGCCCTCGGACTCCCGGCCCTCGGACTCCCGGCCCTCGGACTCCCGGCTGTCGGACTCCCGGCCCTCGGACTCGGAGCCGGCGGACTCCGGGCCGGCGGACTCCGGGCCGTCACCCGGGATGGTCAGCCGGAGCCGGGCCCCGGCGGCGCCCTCGCTCTCGTCGGTGGCGATCTCCACGGTCCCCGAGGGCCGGTGCAGCGCCTTGAGGACGGCGAGGCCGCCGGCCGCGCCCAGGTAGCGGGCGTGCTCGGGCGCGGGCGTACCGCACAGCAGGACCTCCTCCGGGGCGGCCTCCCCACGCCCCGCCTCGACGGCGCCGAGCGGCTCGTCCACGTACGCGAGCACCTCGAGCCCGGCGGCGCGGGCCCGCTCCTCGGTGGTGAGCGCGAACAGGAAGGCGCCCTCGGCGAGTTCCCGGGCCTCCGGCGGCAGCAGCTCGCCGATCAGCGTCCGGTACTCCGGGAGGCTGTTGCCGTTGATCCCGCCCGCGAGCGCGAAGTCCAGCTCACCGGTGCGCAGATAGCGGCCGGCGGAGGTGATGGAGGAGACGGCGGAGGCGAAGCCGGAGTCCATCGTCATGTTCGGGCCGTTGAGGTCGAAGTAGTTCGCCACCCGGGCCGAGATGATGTTGGGCATCTGGCCGGGGAAGGAGTCCTCGTTGGAGGCCGGGATCATGCCGCGTACGCGGTCGCCGAGCCGCTCCAGCACACCGGGCAGGGCGTCGGAGGGCAGTTCGCCCAGCGCCTCGGCGATGTCGTCGAGGTAGCAGCGGTTGGCGTAGAGCATCGCGGCGCGGGTCGGGCCCATATGGCCGACGAACACCCCGGTCTTGAGCGCCCGCTCCTGCCAGAAGTCCGGCATCTGGTCGCGCAGTTGATGGGCGCACTCCACGATCATCAGCTGGCAGCGGTCCAGGGCGCGGATGGTCTTGGGCGGCAGCCGGACCTTGCTGAACGGCGGCGCCGGGTACTCGTCGCCGAAGCTGTCGCGGGGGCGCGGCCCGCCGCCCAGCCAGCGGGTGACCTCCTCGCGGCCCGCCAGCCCCGGCAGATGGGCCGACCAGCCGACGATCGCCACCCGGCTGCCGGTGTCCGGGACCTTGGTGACGGTCGCGGGGGCCCGGTCGGTGGCGGTGGCGGCTCCGGCGGCGGGGCGCGCCCGGTGCTCGGAGACGATCAGATGGGCGTTGGTGCCGCCGAAGCCGAAGCCCGACACCGCGGCCAGCCGCGGGCTGTCGGACCGCTCCGGCCAGTCCTTGTGCTCGGGGGTGATCTCCAGTCCGGTCTCGGCGAGCCGGAAGTCCTCGCGGGGCTTGGAGAAGCGGAACTGACCGGGGATGGTGTGCTCGGCCAGGCCCAGCAGGTTCTCGATGAGCGAGACCACGCCCGCCGCCCAGCCGGTGTGGCCGATCAGGGACTTGTTGGAGGTGACCGCGGCGGGTCCGGCGGTGCCGTAGTACTCCCGCAGCGTGGTGAACTCGGCGAGGTCACCGGCCGGGGTGCCGGTGGCGTGGGCGTTGACCCAGCTCACCGCGGAGCCCTCGACCTCGCCCGCCTCCAGGGCGCGCCGCACCGCGAGGCTCTGACCGGCGGCGTTGGGGGCGTAGATGGCCTTGCCCTTGCCGTCGGACGACGAGCCGAAGGCGCGGAGCACCCCGAGCACCTCGTCGCCGTCGGCCCGTGCCCGGCTCAGCCGCTTGAGGACGACCAGCGCGGCGCCGTCGGCGAAGATCACGCCATCGGCGTCCTCGTCCAGCGCGTGCACCTCACCGCGCTTGGAGAGCCCCTGGAGCTTGGAGAAGAGCACGGTGCCGCGCGGCGCGAGCGCGAAGGCGCCGCCGCAGACGGCGATGTCCTGCTTGCCCATCAGCAGGCCCTTGGCCGCGATGTCGATCGCGTACAGCGACGAGGAGCAGGCGGTGTCCACCATGTGCAGCTCGGTGGAGGGCGGCAGCAGGCCGCGCATCGCCAGCTCTCCGACGCGGTGCGGCAGGAAGCGCGAACGGTCCTGTCCGGCGCGCCAGTAGCGGCGGTTCAGGGCCGCCTCGATGTCGCCGCCGAGGGCGGTGCGCTCACCGTCGTCCAGCGGCAGGTCCCCGAGGATGTCGTGGGTCATCCGGGTGACGCTGTCCAGCACCCCGGCCTCTTCCAGGTGCTGGCTGCCGTCGGGGGTGTAGCCGACCACGAAGGAGCAGCGGTCGGAGTCCTGGTGGCGCACTCCGTCCAGGGCCTGGACCAGGCTGTGGCGCAGCCACATGGTGGTCAGCTCGTGGTCGTCCGCGCCCTCGGCCATGCTGTCGACGGAGCCGGGGGCGGCCTGGAAGTCGGTGATGAAGACGCAGCGGTCGGCGTACGCCTTGTCCTCGGCGGCCGTGTCGACGGCGTGGAAGTTCTCGTGCCGCCAGCGGTCCCGGGGGATCTTGACGAACAGCTCGTCACCGGTCGTACGGAGCTTCCAGAACTCCTCGGGACTGTTCGCCCCGGCGACCGCGAGGCCCATGCCGACGACGGCGATCGCGTCGTCGGGGACATCGGGGGCCACGGGCTCAGGGG
This genomic interval from Streptomyces asiaticus contains the following:
- a CDS encoding SDR family oxidoreductase; the encoded protein is MKDLTGKVALVTGGSKGVGKAIARTLAARGADVVLNYFHSHDQAKRTRDELVAEGARVELARASVARQEQVDRMFAEIEERHGRLDILVNSAANGALLPLAEVTDEDIAKAIDTNYKGGLRCARGAVPLMARGGGGSIVTVSALGGSQMVMANYSACAPAKAAAEAATRYLAVEYAPLGIRVNTASAAMLESEVADKFPRAREMQEVIARATPFGRLGTPEEFADVVAFLASDASRWITGQVVLADGGLTLGAALMSPPAAAPVREEAAPAAPEPEPVVAREAVVTREAVVTREPVVAPEPVVTREPVLAPEPDPVVAPEPVAPDVPDDAIAVVGMGLAVAGANSPEEFWKLRTTGDELFVKIPRDRWRHENFHAVDTAAEDKAYADRCVFITDFQAAPGSVDSMAEGADDHELTTMWLRHSLVQALDGVRHQDSDRCSFVVGYTPDGSQHLEEAGVLDSVTRMTHDILGDLPLDDGERTALGGDIEAALNRRYWRAGQDRSRFLPHRVGELAMRGLLPPSTELHMVDTACSSSLYAIDIAAKGLLMGKQDIAVCGGAFALAPRGTVLFSKLQGLSKRGEVHALDEDADGVIFADGAALVVLKRLSRARADGDEVLGVLRAFGSSSDGKGKAIYAPNAAGQSLAVRRALEAGEVEGSAVSWVNAHATGTPAGDLAEFTTLREYYGTAGPAAVTSNKSLIGHTGWAAGVVSLIENLLGLAEHTIPGQFRFSKPREDFRLAETGLEITPEHKDWPERSDSPRLAAVSGFGFGGTNAHLIVSEHRARPAAGAATATDRAPATVTKVPDTGSRVAIVGWSAHLPGLAGREEVTRWLGGGPRPRDSFGDEYPAPPFSKVRLPPKTIRALDRCQLMIVECAHQLRDQMPDFWQERALKTGVFVGHMGPTRAAMLYANRCYLDDIAEALGELPSDALPGVLERLGDRVRGMIPASNEDSFPGQMPNIISARVANYFDLNGPNMTMDSGFASAVSSITSAGRYLRTGELDFALAGGINGNSLPEYRTLIGELLPPEARELAEGAFLFALTTEERARAAGLEVLAYVDEPLGAVEAGRGEAAPEEVLLCGTPAPEHARYLGAAGGLAVLKALHRPSGTVEIATDESEGAAGARLRLTIPGDGPESAGPESAGSESEGRESDSRESEGRESEGRESEGREAVPAALPAAFTTGGRLADGTPVRVRRQVPVLTELPARPVRERVPFLPAGAVVLTDAPGPLAAAAPPDADLTVLSTAPLAAPRPGWHHLAEVTEESVRRALAGAGPGVTHLRVVGDLGRAATDGPAPALTALHDAAYLTLQHLYDDLGDPGSSAVALLLGAAPDGTPHPYTGLFTGLWKTAALERDACLVFTLCTSATDLTEAMARAEEESAAERVFPVVFDLDGVRKAYLLSDEPNDLAAGAPAVLGPDSVVVVAGGARGITAEVVKAVAEHFRPRIYVLGSNSLDDYPPETYQGTDEEFAARRAGYIKTEIARRDGRTVADINRAFDRMVNARWAKRNLDEMAAHSGAGRVTYLACDMRDGAAVDRAIGRVLEERGRIDLLVNAAGLQRSGLIKDKSFAEFASIRDLKLDSYLHLKRALRTAPPRLWCNFGSLLGYFGQLGEADYAAANDFLAAAATHTRATDSRTDEFTIGWTLWEGVGMGANELTKAYYERAGSYSNMAIAEGIHHFVQELHAPVRRPSVVHLGDAERATVERFYPGYLDRRPGFFLRRLVASDERSVVYECPFDLDTDGYLEHHTVRGEATLPGTFVTELAAEAARALVPGKRVIAFEDLRFEHFLRVYRDIPAGPRRIRAELVDSPGEVTVVQVRITEDVVAPSGVVLVEDRVHFLARVLLDTEAPTAPRWEEWPTGEETPVPDPYHQPGSPVRLTGPFVSTTDTRIHPRGKRARYAPDVPAGDPVWSRFTVPSILLDGLARVGVLDLVDGHLVPVAAPLSIRRIDLYEEISDHDLAASGEDIDLFVTPPGFDLTADTISNRFVAVRPDGRMLLQMKDMRATLIGYVDAETGEAVPLEQAPAGEDRT